In one window of Nocardia brasiliensis DNA:
- a CDS encoding nitroreductase/quinone reductase family protein, translating to MVNAIQRRIANPIRTRMPNQELLETIGRVSGEPRLTPIGGRLIDGSFWLVSEFGDRSQYVRNIMANPQVRVRLRGEWHAGTAHLLPDHDPIALLEKLPKGNSAGVRLLGNNLLSIRIDLTPTS from the coding sequence ATAGTCAATGCCATTCAGCGGCGGATCGCCAATCCGATCAGAACTCGGATGCCCAATCAGGAACTGCTGGAGACCATCGGCCGGGTGAGCGGCGAGCCGCGGCTCACGCCCATCGGCGGACGGTTGATCGACGGCTCCTTCTGGCTCGTCTCCGAGTTCGGCGACCGGTCGCAGTACGTCCGCAACATCATGGCGAACCCCCAGGTCCGCGTGCGCCTGCGGGGCGAGTGGCATGCGGGCACGGCCCACCTGCTCCCCGACCACGACCCGATCGCCCTGCTCGAGAAGCTGCCGAAGGGCAACAGTGCGGGCGTGCGGCTGCTCGGCAACAACCTGCTGAGCATTCGCATCGATCTCACCCCGACGAGCTAG
- a CDS encoding fumarylacetoacetate hydrolase family protein, with protein sequence MRIVRFARDGQVARGVVIDDVVHSLSPENEPGTKAGDLAELTLLAPCEPRTIVCAGSNYPGQIIEKGRPRPQRPSLFLKAPNAIADPDAAILRPAEVRRLEYEGELAVVIGRTARDVPADRAADYILGYTCANDVTADDWRSDGQWARAKSADTFCPLGPWIETDIPDPSALHLTTRRNGRVVQQAAVADMVFGVGALLAFATRWITLSPGDILLTGSPAGVGPMEPGDVVEVDIATVGTLRNTVVDRREHESGRQMP encoded by the coding sequence ATGCGTATCGTCCGCTTTGCCCGCGATGGTCAGGTGGCGCGCGGCGTCGTCATAGACGATGTGGTGCACAGTCTTTCACCCGAGAACGAACCCGGCACGAAGGCAGGCGACCTGGCCGAGCTGACCCTGTTGGCGCCCTGCGAACCGCGCACGATCGTCTGCGCCGGAAGCAACTACCCGGGCCAGATCATCGAGAAGGGGCGGCCCCGGCCGCAGCGTCCGTCGCTGTTTCTCAAGGCCCCCAACGCGATTGCCGATCCGGACGCGGCGATCCTGCGGCCCGCCGAGGTGCGGCGGCTGGAGTACGAAGGCGAACTCGCCGTCGTCATCGGACGCACGGCACGCGATGTGCCTGCGGATCGGGCCGCGGACTACATCCTCGGCTACACCTGTGCCAACGATGTCACCGCCGACGACTGGCGCTCCGACGGCCAATGGGCACGCGCCAAAAGCGCGGACACCTTCTGCCCGTTGGGGCCGTGGATCGAGACCGATATCCCCGATCCCTCGGCCCTGCACCTCACCACCCGCCGCAACGGCCGGGTGGTCCAGCAGGCCGCGGTCGCCGACATGGTCTTCGGCGTCGGCGCGCTACTGGCCTTCGCCACCCGCTGGATCACCCTGAGCCCCGGCGACATTCTGCTCACCGGCAGCCCCGCAGGCGTCGGCCCGATGGAGCCCGGCGATGTCGTGGAGGTCGACATCGCCACCGTCGGCACCCTCCGCAACACCGTGGTGGACCGCCGGGAGCACGAGAGCGGAAGGCAGATGCCCTAG